The Sneathiella limimaris region TTTCCATCTGTTGCGGTTGGCTCAACTTTTCCAGAGTGCTATAACAAGTCTGCCCATGCATCCCCCGAAGCCACTGTTGCGGTTGGCTCAACTTTTCCAGAGTGCTATAACGGGGTCGCAATTGACTATGTTGCAGGATATGTTGCGGTTGGCTCAACTTTTCCAGAGTGCTATAACTGATCGCAATATAAGGTATTGAAATAACGAGATTTATTGGGTTTTGAAATGACAAAAAACATATCGTTATTTTTTAAAATAGAATGAACTGTTCCGGGTTTTTAAGGGATAATCTGCGCTGATTCCCTCTAAAACACACGATGTTCTCATATTGTTTGTCCGTAAATTGTAAGATGTCTACTTTTCCCATTGGTGGCATGGCGCGTTCGATTTTTCGAATAATTGCCTGCACGGCATCTTTGCCAGAGGTGTGTCGCACATATACAGAATATTGAGCCATCTCAAAGGCGTTATCAAGCAGGAAGTTGCGGAATTTGGTATAGTGATACCGTTCTTTCTTCGTTGCGGTCGGCAGATCGAATAACACCATCACCCACATGAATTTATATCCGCTCAGTTCTGTGTATCTCTGACGTGCCATTATATTGGCTGGCCAAGTGTTAAGGGAATTGGTGGGGCTGGTAATTCCAGCTTCTTTCGATTGCCGAGAAAAACCTGGGCGAGGGACTGGGCCATTCGGTCCATGCAGACTTGCATCGGGCTCGCCCCTTCAGCAGCTTGCATATCTATCGTCAGCACCGCTGCGAGTGCCGCTTTATGTTGAGGCGTCAGGGAAAACTCCTGTCCCTCAATTTGCTCGGAAATTCGTTTGACTCGATCATCAACCCAAGGACGATATGGCTCCATTAGATCATCTGCGAGGCGCAGGGCATCTCCCTTGCTTTGATGGTGAATTGAGAGGGAAGGGTGAAGGCCTGCCGCCAGCAGGGACCGGGCTGTCGCTGCCCTTAAAATGGTGTACCCATAATTCAGGGCGGTATTGATTGCTCCTTGGTGGCTGCTTCGTATAAAATCTTCTCCCATTAGCCGCTTCCAGTATTTTCGGGCTGCCTGCGCTTCCAGATTATCTATATCTCCTGATTTGACGCGACCAGCCATAGAGGCAATGTCTTCGAATTCTTGGTTGTATAATCTTAGGACTTCGGCCTGATTTTCAATTTTACTCTTGACCAACTGTGCCCATAACCGCTTTTGCATCGGTTTGTTTGCAACGGCTTGGGCCTGCATGGTCAGGCCTTGTGTGAAATGACCGCTGACAGGCCAGATCACCGAAGCAGGTGACTGGTTGGTGTTGCAGATGACAATTGGTACATTGACGTCTGCCAGTCGGGCGCAGATATTGGCTGAAAAAGACGCGCCATGTCCGCGAATGATCAAGGCAGACATATCTTCAATGGCAACCTTTCCAACACATTCCCTGCCCATTGCAACTGACAGAAACCCCCGGTCGACAGACAGGTGTGCCCCGTCCGAGGATATTTCGACGACACGGTTTTTCATCTTTTCCCCTCACTTGTGTAGGAAAAGATATATTAGATTGAGTTAAATTTTTATTTATTCTCTAATTTGATGTGATTTGGAAACTCCTGATGGACTAACGGTTAAGAGCACTGCGTTGGCATTTTGTAAAGAGCTAGGGGACTTGAATATGAACTTTAACTCATCATCCTTGTCCCGCACGCGTGCATCTACATTTGCTTCCATATGCTCTGCTAAAGCAAGAGTACCATCAGTAAATTTCACAACCTGGACAATGATGTCTCGGTTTTCATGATGGATTTTCAGGTAGTCATTTTTGCGAAGTCGCATCAGCAGCTTCTGACCTTGCTGTCCAACCGGCTTTTGCCACCAGTTTTCATCTTTTCTGGCCAGTTGATAGGCCTGGAAGGTTGAGATGACTTCGCCCGTCCATTTTCCGGTATTTGTCTTCCAGATGTCGTAGCAGTAATTGCCATCCCCCTTATAAGATTTGTATTCCTTGCCCTTTGTATCTTTCATTGGAATGACGCGCAGCTTTTCTTCGATACGGATTTTGTATACCGGCGGGCTCATGGCATTCCCTGCTGCGAGGAGGGCTTCCTTGAAGCTGTTTCCAGTCAATCCGGCCGTTTCGGACATCAGATGTTCGCGAATGTCGGGGTCACGAATTTTCTCCAGATCCTCCTGCTTCTTAAAGCTGTCGCTATCCAATGGTTTGCGGGTGACAACTGTGCGAACGCCTTTCTTATCTGGCTGTCCTTCTTCGCCTTTTGGAATGCCATAGGCGGTGTCGTTATGCATGGCGGCCTGAATGCCATGGTCCGGCTGATGGCTGACGATTATGTCGCGAACTGACTGTTCCACATCCTCGCGAAACCCCTCCCAAGGCTCTGCAATACCTGCCATTAGCTTTTCACTGAAATTGTCTTCATTCTTTTTGGCCTGTGTTGCGATATGCTGAACCAGTCTCTGATCCGTACATCCGGCCACAATCGCATCAATCGCATGATGGCGGTGATCGTTGCGGTTCTTTCTCTGGGCCTCTGCCTCCGGCTCGTTATGTCCTCTCAAAACCGCGTTTAATCCCCACTCATGTCGTAGATCGGCCGTCAGACGGCCTGGAATGACGCGGACACGGTTTTTGGCCCCTTTGTACCCCTGACCCCCGTACAGGGCTTCTAGGTAGGATTTGGTGAGCCTGGAGATATATTGTGTGTCTGTCAGTTGCCGGGCAAGAAAGCCCCCTTCAAATTCCGTGTATCGCTTTAATGCGTCCGGGCTAAATCGCCAGCGTTTGTTATAGGGGAGTTCTGTCGCCCGATCCGCTATTGCTTGCCAGTCATATCCGTTGGGAGAGTGGCCGAAAGCGTCATAGGGTGCTTTCTTGCCCTTGTCCCGGTTGGCTTTTCGCGTAGCAAGTGTCTTGTTCCCATAACTATCATCAAAAGTGATGGAAAACGGAAGAATATGCTCTACCTCGACCCGATCAGAGAACAAATTCGTTAAGCTGATGGGCTCTCCTGAGAAGGGACAGCATTTGTCAAGGGCCTTCAGGTCTTCATAAAGGCGCAATCGCATGCGGTTCTCGTAGCTGTCTTGTACCCCAAGTTCATCTAGGATTTCTCTTCGTTTATTATTCGCGTCCTGATTTTCCCTTTGCAGCTTTTCCAGCTCGCTTTTGCGTTTTGCAGATAGAGGAAGATCCCGCGCCAATTCAACCACGATTTCCTCTGGCGTGCCAAAGCGTCTCATCAGGTCATTGACCACCGCTCTGATTTGATTGAGAGCGACATGAACAGTTGGATTTGCAACTTTTCCATAGCGTTTTTCGTCAGGATCATTTGGATCTCCTGAGCCAAAGGCAACTGATCTCTCAAGAATGTAACCGTAATAGGGAAGCCCATCGTCAAAGATCTCGCCGGTTGCAAATTGGCTGTGGCTGCCGAGCCCGGCGCGTTCTACCGCCTCAGAATAGACGATCACGTCATTCTCAAGTGCAGGGACTATTTTTTCGAGAGCTTTCAGGCTAAGTCTTCCATGGCCATCGGGTAGGGGACAGTTGGATACTTGATAGGCTTGTTCCGGACTGAGTTCCCAAGTGTTACAAAGCCATTTGATCAGGGCTTCCTCATTCTCTTCGTGAAGAAGTTGGTAAACGATCTGGTGTTGCTGATCAGCGGTTAGTTCCAGCCATGCTAGTCCCCAACGGTCCGGTTGCATAAGTTTGGCAGCTGTTTCGTCTCCCTGGAGCTCTTGACGCTTATCAGACTCCAAATTGAATAAGACATCAGCTTCTAAACCAAGCAGCTTCTTTAGCTGCTTAAATGTGACTTTCCCAGTCTTACTTGTTGGAGTAATCAGTCGATTAACAACCTTGTTGCGCTGCTCGATGGAAAGAGCGTATTCAGCTTTTCCCGCATCTGAAACTCTCAATGCGTTTACTTCCTGAAGGATCCGTGCCCGTTGATACACAGGATAGGCCTTGGCGGCTCGTTCTTCTTCCGGTAGGAGGGTGCATCGTCCTACTGGTTGGGCTTTGAGCGGGTGTTGCCATTCTATTGTGTCTGCCAGTCGGGCGTAGGCTTCATCTGTTAGGACTTCTGGATGGTATTTCTTTTGAGCTTCCCAGATGAGATGAAACTCTTCCATGATCAGTGCGCGAGTTGGGTAATAATCATACTGCCATTTTGATCCGGATCCGGATTTTCTGACACGGGCGAGGGGTTGTGGTTTACGCTCACCCTTTGGCGCCGTTTTGTTGAAGCAAGCAGCTTCGTATCGGGAGTGCCCAAACAGCTCGCCCAATGTGCGGGCATCATTCTCCTCCAATGCAACAGATGTTCGCTGTGTTGCCTCAAAGACCTTGCCGCTTTCTGAATCCGCACGGTCTGTTTTTCGGTTAGACTTGAAACCTCTCCGTTGGTGGAGGTGGAAAATCGCGCGCCCCAACTGGAATAGGCTGATTTCTTCGTTGAGGGCTCGGTAGCGCAGAATCCATGGATCAGTATCCTCTAAAAGAGTGTGTTTTCCACCTTCAAGTTTTTTGCGCTCTGAAGGATCCGTCGGCATGAGTTTGAATTCAGTGAGTTCGCGCATGAGTCGCTCGGTTCGGCGTTTGGCTCGATCTCTATTTTTTCTTGCGCTGCGGGGTTCGCGCCGTTTCGCAGCGTTGGATTGTTTGTCTTTGGGATTGCGTCCATCTGAGAAAATTCGAACACCACTGGCAACAATACCAATGGGTGTAGTCTTGGCATGATTTAGCTCTAATGCTGCCCAGCCGAGTGAATTGGTTCCCAAATCAATTCCTAATCTCCATGGTGTCCGTGTTTGCATGTTTCCCCCTTTAAACGCATTATGGTTGCATTAATTTCTTTCGTCTAGTAAGATCAACGAACATTTTGTAGCACTCTGGAAAAGTTGGGCTTTCCGTTAACAAGGATTTAGTCCACAAAATGTAACTAATAGGGCGGTTTATGCTTTAAGCGTAAGCCGTTCTATTTGCTTCTATGCTCTTAATTTGCTTCTTCTATGCGCCACTTTCTCAACTGAGATTTTGTATATTCCCTAAATCTAGCGGCATGGGATGTCTATATTTGCCGACTAGGACTTCTAACGTGCGAGTAGAAAAATCAGCCTTCCCACCATAAAAGAAGATAAGAACTTAATGAACTCAAGTAGGTATCGCCAGTCATCGCCTGGAATGGCTGTAATCATGAGCAACATCAAGCCCAATAAGACGATGATTAGGGAGAAAACCACTATTTCAAATGGATGAGCTCGAAATGAGCAAATGAGAAAATCTAGTATTCGAAATTGCATTGATCTGACCTCCAGTTCATTGTCGAGATTATAGAGGAAAGATTAAAAAAATAAACAAAAACAATAACTTAAGTCACTCGTGACTTACTTTGGTTTCTATCTATAAGGTTTGAAAAATAATCAAAGGTCCTTGGGCTGTGACCAAAAGATATTGAGATGTAATCCTTATATCTAGAGTGTCGAAATATATGGTGGACTGGTACTGTAAGGATCCGATTGGTGTCTCTTAAAACTCTGGAGCCATGCCCCTAAAGCATCCCTGTTTATTCCTAGGACTTCGCTTTGATAGCGGACGCATGTGAGGAGCATGCAAATGAAAAAAGCCGAAATAGCCGTGACAAAGTGAGACATTTCGAGACATTTTTACATTTCGTAAGCTTTTAGTTCTCAATTCATATGGTCGATTTCTAGCTTTTTAAGTGTGTGAGCTAAATTGCCTCGCGACCAGACCCTACCATTTTGGGTTCTTATTCCCCGTGCATTTAGTTCATCAGCGATTGTTTGTATCGACGGTTTTTTAGCCTTTTTTAGTTCAGCGATAACCGCCTCAATTTTTGGTTTTAAAATGCTTCGAGTATATCTGGCCCAACTGGCTGCAACTGATGATGCTTTGGTCGTGTCGTTTTCATGTGTGAGGTGGCTTTGCTTCCCCAGCCATCTTCTGTAACCTTCTTCCATTTTGATTCTGTAATTTAGTGGGGTAAAAATTGTTTCAGGTGGTATCCTTATTGGTATCCCATAAAGTGTATCTATTATTTCAACCTTATCGCTAAACAATACGCCCAACACATTTTCAATTTCATTTTCATCACTTTTCATAAGCCACAGAAGCGAGAAAATATCATGTATCAGCAATAAGCTGTTACTTTTCTCAGCTTCACATAGAGCTTCTTTGAACTCTTGATCATTAAAAAAATTATGCGTTTTACCAGAAGAGTATTTGAAATAGGACCTCTGTGCAGGCTGCAAATCGTGCTTTAACCTATAGTATTGGTGCGTTATATTCTGAAATTTAGTTCCAGGATACATTATTGGCTGGTTCCAAAACTGCCTTTCAGGGCGTCTCCTGGCGTAGAAAAATGATATTGCTTTGTTTGACACTGGGGCTGACTTCCGGCGAATGCCTTACTTGTGAAGATAGCTAGCAATCTAAATTATTTCTTCTCAAGTTGCCCAGCGTTTATTGAAAATATTCAAATTACGTGGTTGATTGTATAAATGCGCTTTGCCTCTCGATTTAAGCTTTGTGAGCATGAAATCAGAGAATTATCAGTGCAAAGAATGGATTGCGTCTTTTTAGTTTCCTTTGCGCAATACTGAGACCAGCCCGCAATTCCATTTTTCCCTTGAAACCCAAGATCCCAGTTTGGTTTATCCGTATGAGTGGCTTTCCGGTCATAGAAAAACTCCGCAGTAAACCCTTTCAGTTTCCTCTTGTCGCCACTAATTTTTTGAAGACCAGTTCGAATTTCCTCTTCTGAGAGGGATCCTCCATGTAATGCACCATGTATATGCTTTCTGGAAGTCCCCTTATTGAGTTCGATGACAAAGAAATAAGGAACTTTGGGAAACTGTCTTCTAAACCTCTGGGCAATGTAGTGCTTAATCGATGTTTGACTGTCCATGCGCCGGTGGATGTCCTGAGTGAAGTGTACTGTGAACGTGACAGGGCTTCCCATTGAGTTGAGTGCGGCAGCATAAAACCATAACCTGTCTTTCTCTTTAATATGTCTCCATTGCCTGGGAACGATCGGTGCTGTTCCAGGATCGAAGGGGCGGGAGGTAAGGGGTTTACATGTCGTAGGAATAATTGGACCTCATATACTGATGAGAGGTGTGAGTTTGTTGTGTTTCTGTAAATCGGTTTAGTACTTAACGCCCAGCACTCTTCTTTTTTCCAAGGAGCAAAGCTCTTAATCCTAAAAAATTTTATAGTCACTAAAGGACGGTGTTAAGGAGCAGTTGAGGTGTGAACGGATGTAACTCAAATTATTCATTTTTTTGCTTTGTTGTTTTGAGCTTCAATGTTTTCATTTTGGCTATCTTTGTTTGTAATTCTCTCAAATTCTCTATCTGTTTTATACATGCAATTATAGCATCTTAGGTCTTGTCTGTCGGGCTAAAAAGGCCAGATTTCTGCGATCTTCGATTCTTGTTTGCAGATGTATAAAATCAGTGTATACGCGGATTTTATACAAAAAAATGATAAGCCTTGTGTCCGTCTGGACACCAGCCAGAACTAATCTTGATCGGGCCGGGAAAGAGCCCGACACCAATTTCCGCTCGTCCTAGAATGTTGTCATTGAATACGAAATTGTGAGGAAAGAGGTTTCAATGACTACACAGGAACATACAATAAGAGATGCCGCGGAGATATGGTTGAAACGATGCCGGTTACGTGGATTAGAACGCGCGACTATTCGATCTTATCAAGGGCATTTTGATCATCATATTGAGCCGAAGATCGGGGATCTGCGGCTCAATGAATTGAAGCGCTCTCAGCTACAAGAGTTCATTGATGAGATGCTTGAGAAGAACTCCCTCGCGATGACGAAGAAGGTACTTGCGAGCCTAAAGGCAATACTTGCTGAAGCTGTCTCTCGAGACATGATTGAGGTTAATCTGGCCAATGACATAAGGCTACCTCGTTCTCGTCGCAATGAAGCTGAAAAGATCATCCCCACAAAAGCAGAGATCAAAGCCTTGATTGAGAAAGCTCCGGAACGTCACAAGCCTCTAATAGTTACAGCGATTCTGACGGGTATGCGCGCAAGCGAGCTCCGAGGTTTGACCTGGGATCACATAGATTTTGAAAATCGGGTGATCAAAGTACGTCAGCGCGCGGATCGTTATAACGAGATGGGGAACCCTAAGAGCCGTGCTGGGCGCCGTGACATACCAATGACACCCAAGGTATGTGAAACACTATTAGAATGGCGTCAGCGCTGTCCTGGGGGTGAATTACGATTGGTCTTTCCAAATGGGGCAGGGAACGTCGAAACGCTCTCAAACATCACGAATAGGGTGTTTAATCCGTTGATGAGAAAATGCAAGATCACAAAAGCAAATAGTAAGCCGAAATTCAGTTTCCATTGTCTCCGGCATGCCGCTGCTTCCCTCTATATTGAGCAAAGCTGGTCCCCTAAAAAAATTCAATCTATACTAGGGCATTCATCTATTAATATGACGTATGATGTGTATGGACATCTTTTCCATGACCCTTCAGAGGACGTTGAGTTAATGGCCAAGATGGAACAGGATTTGTGGGCTGCATAGTTAGTAATAATAGTTTGCATTATTGAGAATAGTTTAGGAGATAGTGTGTCCAATTTTGATCAAGAAACGGTGTTCGGGAAAGCTGAAACAATAGCAGTTATTGCGATTTTTGCTGTTGTCATATTGTCGTTATTGGATTTTTTGGATGCTGAGAACGCTAGCGTAACTGATTACGTAATGGCTGTATCCTCTGCTACAATTGCAGTTTTTACAGTTTCGCAGTTTTTGCTTCAATTTAGAACTCATCGACTTAGCCGAAGATTGTTTTTTGCGAAACGTGATGAGGCTTTATTCGAAAAGCGAATGGAAGTGTACCAAGCGGTTATACATTGCTTTGACTGCTTTTTGCGTGAAGGAAAACCAAATGAAGATGCAGTGAGACAGGCTAACTTTCTTTGTAGACAACTTGAGTTCATTCTTGATGAAGAACAAATAGATTATATTAAAGAAATTTCGGAACAATCGACTGATTTTTTCATCAACCAAAATCTGAGGGAGCCTCTGCGAGCTAGAGCGTTTGCAGGTGAAGACTTGTCTGAAATTGAAAGAGAGCAAAAAGACAGTTATTTGCGAAAAATGCAGGAAATACGTACTTGGTTTCGTGACCAGATTGATCAGAACCTACCCCGCGCTAAATTTAAAAATATACTTGATATGTCAAAATTTTAGCGGGAACCAATCGGAATCATAATCCGCGTGTCGGGGGTTCAAGTCCCTCCTCCGCTACCAATTTTTCCTAATGGATTGAATACAATTTTTTGATATTTTTGTGTTCACCTTTTCAGGTTGGTATCTTTTTCACTCTAGGTAGTTCTCTGTGCTGCCCTCTTATTCAAGAAATCACTTAAGGTTTCGTCCCTCAAAAAGCAATTCCATCCTATTTGTTTATCGAAAAATTATTGTATAAGATTATTTAAATGTGTGGCGATGGCGAGCTTTGCGGCGAAAAAATATTGGATAGAATTTGAAACTTGAGGGGGTGGAATTTGGAGAAATATTTACATTTGTCGGAGGGTGCGCATGCGACCACTTGGGTAAATGGCGGTTCAATTCCCCTGAAGGTAGCTAGTACCTACTATGAACAAGAAAGGCATGGAACTCAAACTCTGGATGAAGGCCTTACAATTCAAGGAATCGAAGTAAGCCAAAGCATAAGAAATCCTGTCGTTAGGGATGGTAATAGAGTCTCAGTTGGGCCCTTAAATTTGAAAGCTAAAAAAGTTCTAATCGAAAATTGTACATTTGAGAATACATACTCCCCTTTTGAGGGGATTATAGAAAGAATGCATGTTGGTAGAGTCGAGACGTGGGATGGTCTCGTCTTCTGCTGCTCAAACCGCTATTCAGTACCAACTGCCCTGAAATTCAAAAAACATTATTGCGTCAAGATTTTAGATATTGATGCATTAAAGAAGGTGTTGGATAACGCTGTAGGGGATCAGAGTAACCAAGGACCATGTAACTATGTACATGGGATTTCAAGGGATCCATTTACAAAATCAATAGAAGATAAATGGCAAAACGAATATCGCTTATTTTGGCCCGATAAAGAAAATACCTGGGTAGATATTCCGTCTGGGCTTGCAGTTCCTTATGCGAATTTGGAGTTTAGGGATACGCAGGAGTTTCCCACAACAGTGTATTTTTGATATTCTAAATTGCGCGGTTTGGTGCTCTTGTTGTTTTAACGTATAAATGAAATCCTGTTAAAATCGGCGTCTCAGGGTTCAAGTCCGTACCGAAACTACCACCTTTTTCTTCTGTGAAAAGAATATGAAGACATGCAGCTCTGGGCGACGCTGTTTGCTGCTCAGGATCTATACCTGCCCAACACTTGCTTTACTAACCACAAAAAACGTCAGAATAACCCTTAAAGCAACGAATAAATAGCCAGAACGACAACCACCATCAAGGAGCAGGCCATCATCATATTGACCCGAAACTGGATGTGGGGCGCGAGCTCCATGCGCTCGACATAAATCCCTGCGGCCAGCCACAACAGATGAATGGGGATCCAGATTGCGTTGAGGATCCCGAACTTGATCACGGTCTCCATCAATAACGCATCCGGCAGGATGGCAAATCCGGAAAAGAGGGCCGTATTCACCGCGTAGGCTTTGGGGTTTATGGCCTGCAGGGTGACGCCGGAAAAGAAGCCGGGTTGGCTGTCCGCTTCAATAAAGGCGATTTTTGATCCCGCTGTGGCAATCCGGAACGCCAGATAGGACAGATACAGCGCCGACAGGACCAGGAGAATGGTTCGGACCCAGGGAACGGCGAAGATGATGGCCGCCAACCCTGTGACCACGGCAAGCCCGACAAGCGCATTGCCGACGCATAATCCTGAAACATACTGCAATCCTGCCTTGCGGCCAAACGCGGCCCCAACACCTGCGGTCGTGAGAACCCCAGGCCCCGGCGTAATCAACAGGAAAAAAACTGCAACGGCAAATGTCAGCACGGCTTGATACCCCCGCAGGCAACTATGTTTCCGCCGAGCGGCGCTGGGCAATGGTGGGATGTCGACTTAGTCATCGTGAACGGTTTAACTCGCGAGGGTTTTTGACGCTATTTTCAAAACTTGTTCCCTCATTCATATTCGCGTCAGTTTCAGAAGTATAGGATATTTTGAAAAAGGGACCTCATCTGGCAATGCCTGTTTCCTTTGAGGGAAAGGGAGGTTTTTAGTCGGAAATACAATCCGCACATCCGGGGGGGCAGCTCGCCCCGAAGCTGCCAACTGTCGTCTTGATGTATAAATCGGTTTTTGTGTTTTAAGTTTTTAGTGTTTTTATTAATCCGAGCGATCTGGGTCTGTTACTGAACCTCGCCTCAGGCGTTAAATTCGGGATCTGGAGGTACTCTCTTAAGAGTGTTTTCCCTTACGGAAACTGTATTTGGGAACCGATTGAGCCGCCGGGCGAGAAGTGCTTCCTTGATTTCTCTTTGTTTACCATCTGCATGATTAGCGATGCTGATGTCCCGCGCTAATATGTGACTGCGCCACCAATCGCGAAGAAAATGTTGCAACTTATGTAAAGTTTCGGGGGTCGGTTGGTCCCGCCAAGACTTGGCGAGCTCGTCGACTTGTTCTTCCAGCTTGCGATGACCGTTTAAGTGATTGTCTATATCGGGATATCCGGCAATCTGCATGATGACTTCTTCACGCTTAAAATGGTATCGAGTGTAAGCGATCATTTGCTCAATGATCTCAGCGACTTGGCCTTTCTCCAGACTTAGGCGTGACGCCCGATTGATTAAAACGAAGATTTGCTGATGGTCTTGGTCAATCTCATCAACACCAACACGCAAATCATCGGTCCAAATCAAGGCGTCCTTATTCGCGGCCAACGGTACTGCAATCCAGAATTCGCTTCCGATGCCAATCTCGCTCTTATAGTCGATCCAACCTCCGAGCCTTTCTATGATGCTTTTAGAAACTGCGAGACCTATGCCGCTTCCTCCTCCAGCGACTTCAGGATTATCAATGCCGCGATCAAATAGATCGAAAATCCGATTTCGGTTTTCCGGTTGGATGCCGATCCCGGTATCTTTGACCGCAAGACGTAAATACCCATTTTCTAACAACTCTGCCTTGACCTCAATCATGCCGCCGTCGATGTTATAGCGCTCTGCATTGGATAACAGATTAGACAGGACCTGAGCTAAGCGAACTTTGTCGCTTCTAACGGCATGTTTTTGGCGATCTTCAAGTGAGACGTCTATGCGAATATTGCGGCTTATACATTTTTTATGGACCCATTGAACACATTCTTCGATTGTTTCACTTGCATCAAAATCTTCGAGTTTTAGCTGCAACTGGTTAGACTCGATGCGTGCTAGGTCCAGAACGTCGTCCACAAGCCGCGATAAATGATTGCCACCGTTCAAGATATTCTCGATGACTTCCGCTTGTTTTCTGTTTAATGACCCGTATACGCCTATTTGTAACATTTGCGAGTAACCCAGGATCGCGTTCAACGGAGTTCGCAGTTCATGGCTCATGGTCGCGAGAAACTCTGATTTTACCTGGCTCGCCAACTCGGCCTCTTCTTGCTGTTTTTTCACCCAGGTAATATCCCATCCTGTTGAGATAAAATATTCGCCCAAGGGGATACTTGTCATTTGCAGATGTTGGTCCAGGTCGGGAAAATAAGTCGTCCAGGAATAAGGCTTGCCAGTTTTAAATATTCGATTGACCATGGGCATGAAGAGTTTGACCGCCTCGGGAGAGAAGATAACGTCAGCTGTTTTGCCAATCACGTCTTCCCGTTCCATCTCCCAAGATTTTACAGCGGCAGGGTTTATGTCTATCAGTCGCCAGTTCCTGATCTCACCAGTTTCGTCCCGGACCACTTCCCAGAAGTGAACCTCATCCATCATGTTATTGAAGAGTGAGCGATACTTGCCCTCACTTTCAATCAGTGCCGTATGCAACCGCTGTTGTTCTGAGATATCTCGGGTTAAGCAAATGATGAGATGTTCGTCCTCAAAATGAAATGGTGCCGCACTTACAGAAGCGATGAATGTCGTGCCGTCTTTCTTTTTATGAACCGTCTGAAATTCAACTCGCTGCCCACCTACCAGAATTTTTTCGATTAACGACTCAATCTCTTTTTCAGTTAAAGCCTCATCCCATAATACTGGCTGTGATCCAATTAACTCGTCACTCGAATAACCCAGCATCTCACAAAACCGATTACTGACTTCTACAACTTTGCCATCCGAGGAAACAACACACATCCCATCACTAAGATTTTTAAAAAAATGCTAAGGCTTTTTCATACTCTCGTCTGAGATTATTAGAGCTCAATATTCTCTCCCACGGTCATAAAAATCTAACTGTTGAAAAAAAACACTGCCGAGGCCGAAACATTAAAAATCAATTATTTAGTATATTACTAATAAATATTAAACCGTAT contains the following coding sequences:
- the cas2 gene encoding CRISPR-associated endonuclease Cas2, which encodes MARQRYTELSGYKFMWVMVLFDLPTATKKERYHYTKFRNFLLDNAFEMAQYSVYVRHTSGKDAVQAIIRKIERAMPPMGKVDILQFTDKQYENIVCFRGNQRRLSLKNPEQFILF
- the cas1 gene encoding type II CRISPR-associated endonuclease Cas1, whose product is MKNRVVEISSDGAHLSVDRGFLSVAMGRECVGKVAIEDMSALIIRGHGASFSANICARLADVNVPIVICNTNQSPASVIWPVSGHFTQGLTMQAQAVANKPMQKRLWAQLVKSKIENQAEVLRLYNQEFEDIASMAGRVKSGDIDNLEAQAARKYWKRLMGEDFIRSSHQGAINTALNYGYTILRAATARSLLAAGLHPSLSIHHQSKGDALRLADDLMEPYRPWVDDRVKRISEQIEGQEFSLTPQHKAALAAVLTIDMQAAEGASPMQVCMDRMAQSLAQVFLGNRKKLELPAPPIPLTLGQPI
- the cas9 gene encoding type II CRISPR RNA-guided endonuclease Cas9 (Cas9, originally named Csn1, is the large, multifunctional signature protein of type II CRISPR/Cas systems. It is well known even to general audiences because its RNA-guided endonuclease activity has made it a popular tool for custom editing of eukaryotic genomes.) is translated as MQTRTPWRLGIDLGTNSLGWAALELNHAKTTPIGIVASGVRIFSDGRNPKDKQSNAAKRREPRSARKNRDRAKRRTERLMRELTEFKLMPTDPSERKKLEGGKHTLLEDTDPWILRYRALNEEISLFQLGRAIFHLHQRRGFKSNRKTDRADSESGKVFEATQRTSVALEENDARTLGELFGHSRYEAACFNKTAPKGERKPQPLARVRKSGSGSKWQYDYYPTRALIMEEFHLIWEAQKKYHPEVLTDEAYARLADTIEWQHPLKAQPVGRCTLLPEEERAAKAYPVYQRARILQEVNALRVSDAGKAEYALSIEQRNKVVNRLITPTSKTGKVTFKQLKKLLGLEADVLFNLESDKRQELQGDETAAKLMQPDRWGLAWLELTADQQHQIVYQLLHEENEEALIKWLCNTWELSPEQAYQVSNCPLPDGHGRLSLKALEKIVPALENDVIVYSEAVERAGLGSHSQFATGEIFDDGLPYYGYILERSVAFGSGDPNDPDEKRYGKVANPTVHVALNQIRAVVNDLMRRFGTPEEIVVELARDLPLSAKRKSELEKLQRENQDANNKRREILDELGVQDSYENRMRLRLYEDLKALDKCCPFSGEPISLTNLFSDRVEVEHILPFSITFDDSYGNKTLATRKANRDKGKKAPYDAFGHSPNGYDWQAIADRATELPYNKRWRFSPDALKRYTEFEGGFLARQLTDTQYISRLTKSYLEALYGGQGYKGAKNRVRVIPGRLTADLRHEWGLNAVLRGHNEPEAEAQRKNRNDHRHHAIDAIVAGCTDQRLVQHIATQAKKNEDNFSEKLMAGIAEPWEGFREDVEQSVRDIIVSHQPDHGIQAAMHNDTAYGIPKGEEGQPDKKGVRTVVTRKPLDSDSFKKQEDLEKIRDPDIREHLMSETAGLTGNSFKEALLAAGNAMSPPVYKIRIEEKLRVIPMKDTKGKEYKSYKGDGNYCYDIWKTNTGKWTGEVISTFQAYQLARKDENWWQKPVGQQGQKLLMRLRKNDYLKIHHENRDIIVQVVKFTDGTLALAEHMEANVDARVRDKDDELKFIFKSPSSLQNANAVLLTVSPSGVSKSHQIRE
- a CDS encoding tyrosine-type recombinase/integrase, with translation MTTQEHTIRDAAEIWLKRCRLRGLERATIRSYQGHFDHHIEPKIGDLRLNELKRSQLQEFIDEMLEKNSLAMTKKVLASLKAILAEAVSRDMIEVNLANDIRLPRSRRNEAEKIIPTKAEIKALIEKAPERHKPLIVTAILTGMRASELRGLTWDHIDFENRVIKVRQRADRYNEMGNPKSRAGRRDIPMTPKVCETLLEWRQRCPGGELRLVFPNGAGNVETLSNITNRVFNPLMRKCKITKANSKPKFSFHCLRHAAASLYIEQSWSPKKIQSILGHSSINMTYDVYGHLFHDPSEDVELMAKMEQDLWAA
- a CDS encoding LysE family transporter, translating into MLTFAVAVFFLLITPGPGVLTTAGVGAAFGRKAGLQYVSGLCVGNALVGLAVVTGLAAIIFAVPWVRTILLVLSALYLSYLAFRIATAGSKIAFIEADSQPGFFSGVTLQAINPKAYAVNTALFSGFAILPDALLMETVIKFGILNAIWIPIHLLWLAAGIYVERMELAPHIQFRVNMMMACSLMVVVVLAIYSLL